A window of the Henckelia pumila isolate YLH828 chromosome 3, ASM3356847v2, whole genome shotgun sequence genome harbors these coding sequences:
- the LOC140889232 gene encoding uncharacterized protein — MQLTDVDRVRCAIFMFRDDARVWWQGARSTVDMTTLTWNGFKDVFYGKYFTISTRTRLAREFLELRQGSMFIAEYVKKFERGRYFVPMISSNAVEELKHFTEGLNATIRRDVRLSGAQTYRAAVDEAMLSEKYGNDIIKELQAKRASYQGREQQGSSQKRPYQAPAQRRPQQQQRQNPNQARPKGQNQPNANAPRPANAPICQKCGKSHSGQCMLGTNTCFLCKKPGNFAKDCPQSKDPIRGRVFAMTHDQVDPDSAIVTGMILIAGLPAFVFIDSGATHSFISINFMMKLGVLPDESISKFCVSLPSREELKSSSVVRNCKVQMQSLVLCADFIVLKIMDFDAIFGMDWLSRHEAIIDCKRKTVSLKD; from the coding sequence ATGCAGCTCACTGATGTAGACCGTGTGAGGTGTGCCATCTTTATGTTTCGTGATGATGCAAGGGTTTGGTGGCAGGGAGCCCGTTCTACTGTGGATATGACTACGttgacttggaatggattcaaaGATGTGTTCTATGGAAAATATTTCACTATCAGCACCAGGACTAGACTTGCTAGAGAATTCCTGGAGCTCCGCCAAGGGAGCATGTTCATTGCTGAGTATGTGAAGAAGTTTGAAAGGGGGAGGtattttgtgcccatgatttcgAGTAATGCTGTAGAGGAGTTGAAGCATTTCACGGAGGGACTGAATGCCACTATTCGTCGTGATGTCAGATTGAGTGGGGCACAAACGTACAGAGCAGCAGTCGATGAGGCTATGTTGTCAGAAAAATATGGGAATGATATTATCAAAGAATTGCAAGCGAAAAGAGCCAGTTACCAAGGGAGAGAACAACAAGGGTCTAGTCAGAAGAGGCCGTACCAAGCTCCAGCTCAGAGGAgaccgcagcagcagcagcgcCAAAACCCCAATCAGGCGCGACCTAAGGGACAGAATCAGCCAAACGCCAATGCTCCAAGGCCGGCGAATGCACCTATCTGTCAAAAGTGTGGGAAGTCACACTCAGGTCAATGCATGCTTGGGACCAATACTTGCTTTCTTTGCAAGAAGCCAGGGAATTTCGCCAAGGATTGCCCGCAGTCAAAGGATCCTATCAGGGGAAGAGTGTTTGCTATGACTCACGATCAGGTTGACCCAGATTCTGCAATTGTCACAGGTATGATCCTTATCGCTGGTTTACCTGCTTTCGTGTTCATTGATTCAGGAGCTACGCACTCTTTTATATCTattaattttatgatgaaattgGGGGTCTTGCCGGATGAAtctatttcgaaattttgtgtGTCGTTACCCTCAAGAGAAGAACTGAAAAGTAGTAGTGTGGTAAGAAATTGCAAGGTTCAGATGCAGAGTCTAGTTTTGTGTgcagattttattgttttgaaaattatggattTCGATGCGATTTTTgggatggattggttgtctCGGCATGAGGCTATTATTGACTGCAAACGAAAAACTGTCTCATTGAAAGATTAG